The Pseudanabaena galeata CCNP1313 genome segment ACGGAATAAATGTCATCAATCGTTCTCATCTTGCCCAATAAATATTTTTCAACATCATCATCTTGAAAACAAGTATCGACAATTTGTTGATTCATTATCGCCATAAAGTCGTTACCGACTGACTCAGCAACAATTTTGCCATACTGCGATGACTGTAATTGATATACCACCACGCGATCGCAATTGAGGAGTGTTCGTAGTCCATTTACAACAACTGACAGCAGATTCCTCAGTTCAAAACCATCTCGTATACATAAAGATACTTTAGCTATAAAATCTTCACGCTTTTGGGTTGCAGAAACATCAACAATTGCTTGATAGATTTTTTGATTTTCTTGCAAATAATTCTTCTTTAGGTCAGATTGCAGGATCTCATCAGTCTCAACTCTTTCAGTTTGAGATTGCAAAAGCTCCAAGTAATTGTAAACCACATTAGGATCTAGTGAATCCAATAAACTATTTTTATCAATTATCCCAACTAAAGTATCAAAATGATCTGTTACAACTACATATTGCAGATTGTGTTTCAGCATTGCCTGACGCGCATCCCAAAAACTTTGCTCTGGCTTTAGGGTAATTAGGGGTGGAGTAATCACCATGCTGGCATTTAATTTATCTAAGTCTAACCCCATAGACTTAAATTGAACGATGCTGCATTCAGTAATAATACTTAGAGGAACTGCGGCTGATTGAATTACCACGTAACTTACTCTCAAACCTACCATGATTTTAGCTAAGCTTGAGAGAGATGTGTCTGGTCGAGCGCAAGTTACATTACGGTTCACGATCTCTGATATGGAACGTGCTTTGAGCAAATCAATTGGATGTAAAGATTGATACAAACTTTCCTGACTTACGACTCCCAATAGCATCTGTTTACTATCTACAATGGGCAACTGCTGAATGCGCTTTTGGCTAAATATATTCAGCAGAGTAAAAATATTTTTGCATTGAGATTGCTCTAAAAAGATAGGCTCTCGATTCATGACCGAAGATATTGTAATTTTTTCTAGTTTGTTTGTACTCGCAATTAAACTGACTGCATCGCGCTCAGTAAATATTCCTACTAGCCTCTTTCTTTCCACTACAAAAGCATAAATTGTCCTAGTTTTCAGAGAATAATAGTTCTCCTGAATAGAATATGTTTTGAATAACATGCCCATTAGCGTGATCGCCTCTAACACCAGCATGGATGATTCCACGACTAGAGGATTGGGATTAATTGCCAAATTGATTATCTCAGTCTGAGTTAAAGAAGTATCAGGAAAAATGCTCATAAAATAAAGTAATTAAATTGCTAAGTTAAAAAATAATAGTTTTGATATAATCGCATTAACAAAAAAGATATTGTAAATGGATTAATAGAAACGTCCCAAACATCTAACTAAATCAATTCCAAAAATGCTATTGACTGTTAAACATGCAATTAAAGCTATAAATATACTGAGAGAAAAATTAACTGTAATAACTAATAGAGATAGGATAAAAATATCTATAGGTTTAGTAAGTAGGAGGAAAAGATTATTGGCATTAATCTTTCTTAAAAAAGACGACCTCATAAGTCTAGTCTCATCTTTTTTGATTAATATTACAAACCAGTAACGAGAAAAAATCAAGTTAATACCTATCCTATATTCAGTTAACATTTAAGATCGGCTCCTCTTAGAAAACCAAATTGTATTTATATGTAAATCAATAGCAAACTCGTTCTAATAAATTACTCAACAAAGTAACTAGATCTCTTGTTTAGTAACTGATTTTACGTGGAACTCAGATGATAAATCTCATGCTGGTAGCGAAGCAGGGCAACCACGGGTGGATTGCCCCTACCTGTAAATTTTAGATCTTGTAGGGGCTGCGCCCCCGTGCCAGCCCTAGACTTTCGCCATCGCAAGAATTCCTTCCACGTAACATCAGTTAGTAATTTATTGGTTTGAAAGAATAATTACTCCCGAAAAGCTATTACTAAGGCGATCTCGCTCGCGAATGGCATTCCCTATATCGTTATACGAACGAACCTGAAGATAGGATCGACCTTTAAATATTTTTGGAAAAGCATTAGGAATAATATTTCTATCCCGTCTTAGATTTTTATTGCTATCTATTGGAATGAGCAATTGATAGACTTTTCTCATCTTCGCAGAAGCCTGAGAAGTCAAGGGACTAGACAAGTTCTGATTAGTATTTGCTGGCTTATCAGTTGAATAGCCATTTGAAATCCAAACTGCCCCTACTGATTGAGCAGCAAAGCCTTGACTGCGTAAATTATTAGCAAGAATATTTGCAGTCTGTTGACTGGATAATGGTGCAGACAAAATCACAGGACGATTATTGAAGGTTGCCCAAAAAGATGGCTTCCCTGTCAGCATTCTCACTTGTTGAATTGCTAAGTCTGAATTGACAGGTACTTCTATCAGTAAAGCAGCAGCCCGAAAATGTTGAGCATTATCATTGTTTTTATCCGTAAAAGAATGTACAACCGCATCTAGACCCATTTGTCGGATTTGACTAGCGCGATATATAGATGCATTTACATTCTCAAAACCACCTAGAAATGTCATTGAAGCCGTGAAGTAGCGACAAGGTACAACTGAAATCGCCAAAAATTCTGGTAATTGTGGCAATTGATTAACAGGTCTATCTATGATGACTGCATAGCGTCCATTAGCTAATTGCTGACAGGTTTGATATGGGAATATGTCATTAGTTATCGCTTGAGCAAGAGCTGGCGATCGCATATTCATGAACACAAAACTGAATAGAAATAACCATTTAAATTTCAATGTAATCGAGCCATAATTCTGCCTAGGAATTAACAGTCTCATATTGATTAACCTGTAGTATCTAATTGTTTCGGTATCAAGTCTGGAATGCAACATATGAGTAATCTTCTGAAGGATCGCTTGTATGTCTAATCCAGTGCTGATGAATTTGAACACATTCATCAGCAATAATATTGAATTCTAAAAATGACAGTGCCATTTTCAGAACTGGGATAAGAAAAATTAACTTAACGTAAGTAATGTTAAATGTAGGATTTTATTATGAATACCAAATCTAGGACTTTGCGATTGACAAGCAAGACTCTAAAGAGATGAATCAATACGAGTCCTGTGTACTAACAAGCCTTGGATATAACATTAAAAATTCCATTGCAGTATATACTCTAAGAACAAGTTAGAGCATAAAGATTCTAAAAAGATTATATACAATTATTTAAGGAAGCTTCAGCCATACTAACGAATGTCTGAAATTAACTTGCTAATGTATTTATCTCTTCTTTAATTGAGTTTATGATTGGAAGTTTACATCCCAATAACTAACTCTTTATCCCTATTCCCTTGGTTGATAATATATCATACAATTCAAGAGAAATAGCAATATATTTTCTTAATCTAAGTTAGAAAACGATGTTAATCAGGGAAAATAGACAAAAAATAAGATTTTAGTGATTTTCTCCCTATTCCTTAATAGTAGGATAGAAAAGTCAGAACACACTCTCGTTTGGACTTCTCGCGATCATAGCGTTGCACAAATACAAGATGAAGAAGTAAAATCAGGAAAAAAAGAGAAACGAATGAAATGTCCTAAATGTGGCTCAACCCATATTCGTAAAAATGGGAAACGAGGAGCCAAACAAAATCATATTTGTGCTGATTGCGGTCGTCAGTTCATTGATCATTACTCGGAGCTTGGATATTCGCAAGATGTCAAGAAAATATGCCTCACAATGTACTGCAATGGCATGGGATTTAGACAGATTGAGAGATGTACCGAGGTTAGTCACAACTCGGTAATCAATTGGGTAAAGGCAGCAGCCCAACAATTACCAGAACATCACCCAATAGAAACTATTCCTGATGTGGGTGAGCTAGATGAACTCCAGACCTTTGTTGGGTCAAAAAAAACTTGATTTGGCTATGGACTGCGGTGAATCATTTTAGCCAAGGTATATTGGCTTGGGTATTAGGGGATAGGAGTAGTCAAACCTTTGAAAACTTGTGGACATTGATTAAAGTATGGCAATGCTATTTCTGGGTTACCGATGGTTACTGTGTCTACAAGATGTTTATCAACTCGGAAGACCAAATTATCAGTAAAACCTACATGACTAGAGTTGAGGGTGAAAATACGAGACTGAGACATTATTTAGCTAGACTGCACAGAA includes the following:
- a CDS encoding CBS domain-containing protein, which gives rise to MSIFPDTSLTQTEIINLAINPNPLVVESSMLVLEAITLMGMLFKTYSIQENYYSLKTRTIYAFVVERKRLVGIFTERDAVSLIASTNKLEKITISSVMNREPIFLEQSQCKNIFTLLNIFSQKRIQQLPIVDSKQMLLGVVSQESLYQSLHPIDLLKARSISEIVNRNVTCARPDTSLSSLAKIMVGLRVSYVVIQSAAVPLSIITECSIVQFKSMGLDLDKLNASMVITPPLITLKPEQSFWDARQAMLKHNLQYVVVTDHFDTLVGIIDKNSLLDSLDPNVVYNYLELLQSQTERVETDEILQSDLKKNYLQENQKIYQAIVDVSATQKREDFIAKVSLCIRDGFELRNLLSVVVNGLRTLLNCDRVVVYQLQSSQYGKIVAESVGNDFMAIMNQQIVDTCFQDDDVEKYLLGKMRTIDDIYSVEQPNCHVKLPEKYGVKSSLVVPIVIRGDEEDVASFFKGTLSHKNISKKSLWGFLSAHQCSEPRQWQSEDLKTLDLLSVTVELSLQQMLAKFRTQAKSIEMKHIYSEYRESEERFQQFANNIRQVICIFEIYRSRYETLYVSPSYENVWGRSCESLYNDSYSFIESVHPEDLGIIVDTYRQLRLGNQTSNEYRIVRPDGEIRWIYDRAFPIKNHIGKVNRVSRIAEDISDLTKTKIELLRVKEQLALVLKSPKE
- a CDS encoding IS1 family transposase (programmed frameshift), which codes for MKCPKCGSTHIRKNGKRGAKQNHICADCGRQFIDHYSELGYSQDVKKICLTMYCNGMGFRQIERCTEVSHNSVINWVKAAAQQLPEHHPIETIPDVGELDELQTFVGSKKTIWLWTAVNHFSQGILAWVLGDRSSQTFENLWTLIKVWQCYFWVTDGYCVYKMFINSEDQIISKTYMTRVEGENTRLRHYLARLHRKTLCYSKSEEMLRYSIRLLIHYLKYKSIPSFS